The following coding sequences are from one Triticum dicoccoides isolate Atlit2015 ecotype Zavitan chromosome 4A, WEW_v2.0, whole genome shotgun sequence window:
- the LOC119288796 gene encoding uncharacterized protein LOC119288796: MDAEAGENAGEAEQITDGDWTGTHTLPMISEQRLDRVFSSNHDRPADAPERDHGLDPGYFVVTYLVNTIDRSVVRVIQSGYDFSRHVNHPVFSPDGQSIAVTSDLAAVSTNPMSPPIFLHSVRPYCDIFTVDIDPDDMEENQDVEKFARVTHNRYENSTPAWSVFSTHDPHAQWNLLVMEESYTPSCPYAN; the protein is encoded by the coding sequence ATGGACGCAGAAGCCGGGGAGAACGCTGGTGAAGCGGAACAGATAACAGATGGCGATTGGACTGGCACACACACACTGCCAATGATCTCGGAACAGAGACTGGATCGTGTGTTCTCATCAAACCATGACAGGCCTGCAGATGCGCCGGAGCGCGACCATGGCCTAGACCCCGGGTACTTCGTTGTTACGTACTTGGTAAACACAATCGACCGCTCTGTGGTGAGGGTAATCCAgagtgggtatgatttctccaggcaCGTGAACCATCCAGTCTTCAGTCCAGATGGGCAGAGCATCGCGGTGACATCGGACCTTGCTGCGGTGTCCACTAACCCAATGTCGCCTCCAATCTTCTTGCACTCGGTGAGGCCCTATTGTGACATCTTCACCGTTGATATCGACCCTGACGACATGGAGGAGAACCAGGATGTGGAGAAGTTTGCCCGTGTCACGCATAACAGATACGAGAACTCCACTCCTGCCTGGTCCGTGTTCTCGACTCATGACCCGCATGCACAGTGGAACCTCCTTGTCATGGAGGAAAGTTACACCCCGTCGTGTCCGTATGCAAATTGA
- the LOC119285485 gene encoding pentatricopeptide repeat-containing protein At1g08070, chloroplastic-like, producing MLTVSLLDAQLARCSSARHLLQIHGQFIASGLLADAFAASRLLLFTSATRLLPLPIHHSFRLLRLVRCPNAFSCNTLLKAALLAGTPHVCLPLYTSLPTSPDSYTHPILAAACAARRDVNEGRQVHSHAIKHGFGDDLYLRNGLMHMYSVCGCLWDARRVFDAGPVWDAVSWNTILAAYVHAGDVDQAVGVFARMPKRNATAVSSMVSLFGRRGMVDEARGVFDEADCRDIFTWTAMISCFERNSMFAEALHMFSCMRREMWPVDEALMVSVVSACAQSEVIRNGELCHGLVIRAGLCSLLNIQNVLIHMYSCCLDVVAAWRLFDSGDCLDQFSWNSMIAGYLKNGHVENAMTLFNAMSDKDNVSWSTMISGCVQNNQSSDALAVFDNMRAQGVRPDEVTVVSVISACTNLSALEKGKSVHDYVRQNKCYISLVLGTSLIDMYMKCGYLEAAMDVFNIMEEKGAPCWNAVIVGLAMNGLVTKSLEMFSEMEASGTAIPNEITFIGVLSACRHAGLVEEGRHFFKLMQHKYRIVPNIRHYGCMVDLLGRAGYVKEAEDLIESMPMLPDVPAWGALLSACWKHGENEVGERVGRKLVNLDPRHDGFHTMLSNIYAKEGMWQSVNDLRDSMKQRHVSKVSGYSVVEMSHS from the coding sequence ATGCTCACGGTGTCTCTCCTAGACGCGCAACTCGCTCGGTGCTCCTCCGCGCGCCATCTCCTCCAGATTCACGGCCAGTTCATCGCCTCCGGCCTCCTCGCCGATGccttcgccgccagccgcctcctcctcttcaCCTCCGCCACCCGCCTCCTCCCGCTCCCCATCCACCATTCGTTCCGCCTCCTCCGACTCGTCCGCTGTCCCAACGCCTTCTCCTGCAACACGCTCCTCAAGGCGGCCCTGCTCGCCGGGACGCCGCACGTCTGCCTACCACTCTACACCTCCCTGCCAACGTCCCCCGACTCCTACACCCACCCCAtcctcgccgccgcctgcgccgccagGAGGGACGTGAATGAAGGCAGGCAGGTGCACTCACACGCTATCAAGCACGGGTTCGGTGATGATTTGTACCTCAGGAACGGCCTGATGCATATGTACTCTGTTTGCGGCTGCCTCTGGGACGCACGCAGGGTGTTTGACGCAGGTCCCGTGTGGGACGCTGTTTCGTGGAACACCATCCTGGCTGCGTACGTGCATGCTGGGGATGTCGATCAGGCGGTTGGGGTGTTCGCACGGATGCCAAAGCGGAATGCCACAGCGGTGAGCTCCATGGTGTCATTGTTTGGGAGGAGGGGTATGGTGGACGAGGCAAGAGGGGTGTTTGACGAGGCCGATTGCAGGGATATTTTCACGTGGACTGCCATGATTTCTTGCTTTGAGCGGAACAGCATGTTTGCAGAGGCGTTGCACATGTTCTCCTGCATGCGTCGAGAGATGTGGCCTGTGGACGAGGCGCTGATGGTCAGCGTGGTGTCCGCTTGTGCACAGTCGGAGGTGATTCGAAATGGGGAACTATGCCATGGACTGGTTATCAGGGCTGGCCTTTGTTCGCTGCTAAATATTCAGAATGTGCTGATCCACATGTACTCATGTTGCCTGGATGTTGTTGCAGCATGGAGGTTGTTTGACAGCGGTGACTGCTTGGACCAGTTCTCCTGGAACTCAATGATAGCAGGCTATCTAAAGAATGGTCATGTCGAAAATGCAATGACATTGTTCAATGCAATGTCTGACAAGGACAATGTTTCTTGGAGTACAATGATTTCTGGTTGTGTGCAGAATAACCAATCGTCAGATGCACTCGCTGTCTTCGATAACATGCGAGCCCAGGGAGTCAGGCCGGATGAGGTTACTGTTGTTAGTGTTATATCTGCATGCACTAATCTGTCTGCTCTGGAGAAAGGAAAGTCGGTGCATGATTATGTAAGGCAAAACAAATGTTACATCAGTCTTGTACTTGGGACTAGCCTCATTGACATGTACATGAAGTGTGGATACTTGGAAGCTGCAATGGATGTTTTCAACATAATGGAAGAAAAAGGAGCACCTTGCTGGAATGCTGTAATTGTGGGGTTGGCGATGAACGGCCTTGTGACAAAATCCCTTGAGATGTTCTCAGAGATGGAAGCATCCGGCACTgccatcccgaatgagataactTTCATCGGAGTTTTGAGTGCTTGCAGACATGCTGGCCTAGTTGAGGAGGGCCGCCACTTCTTCAAGTTGATGCAGCACAAGTACCGAATTGTGCCAAACATCAGACACTATGGATGCATGGTTGATCTTCTTGGACGTGCTGGATATGTTAAGGAGGCTGAGGATCTGATTGAGAGCATGCCCATGTTACCTGATGTTCCAGCATGGGGTGCATTGCTTAGTGCCTGCTGGAAGCATGGTGAAAATGAGGTTGGAGAAAGGGTGGGCAGGAAGCTTGTCAATCTGGATCCTCGCCATGACGGATTTCACACTATGTTATCTAACATATATGCTAAAGAGGGGATGTGGCAATCAGTAAATGACCTAAGGGACTCCATGAAGCAACGACATGTCTCAAAAGTTTCAGGATATAGTGTCGTTGAAATGTCTCATTCTTGA